A genomic region of Desulfosarcina ovata subsp. ovata contains the following coding sequences:
- a CDS encoding ISL3 family transposase, translated as MRDIDLFQMALGLRPPWRVSATEFDPIEKRLDIRLDFPRGSTFSCPECDQDGLKAYDTAEKTWRHLNFFQHEAYLTARVPRTKCDKCGTHLVDVPWARSDSGFTLLFEAMIMTLSKSMPVKTIASFVNEHDTRLWRVLHHYVDDAREKADHSQVKQVGMDETSRRRGHNYVSLFVDLEGPRVLFATDGKDASTVKRFKQDLIDHGGNPGTIEEMCCDMSPAFISGVEKQFPEASVTFDKFHVMKIINDAVDQVRREEFKDRLELKGTRYIWLKNQTNLKESQSELLEQLTIKKLNLKTSRAYHIKLNFQELYQQPTEEAEPFLRKWYFWATHSRLDPIIKAAKTIKSHWDGVLRWFTSKINNGILEGINSLIQAAKARARGYRTKRNLITMIYLIAGKLDFELPT; from the coding sequence ATGAGAGACATAGACTTATTTCAAATGGCCCTTGGGCTGAGACCTCCCTGGCGGGTATCAGCAACTGAATTTGACCCTATTGAAAAGCGTCTGGACATCCGCCTTGATTTTCCAAGAGGGAGCACCTTTAGCTGCCCAGAATGTGATCAGGATGGCCTTAAAGCCTACGACACGGCTGAGAAAACATGGCGGCACCTGAATTTCTTTCAGCATGAGGCCTATCTGACCGCCAGAGTTCCCAGGACCAAATGTGACAAGTGTGGCACCCACTTGGTCGATGTGCCTTGGGCTCGGTCTGACAGCGGCTTTACGCTGTTATTTGAGGCCATGATCATGACGCTGTCCAAATCCATGCCGGTAAAAACCATAGCAAGCTTCGTCAATGAGCACGATACCCGGCTATGGCGAGTATTGCATCACTATGTGGACGATGCCCGGGAAAAAGCTGATCACAGCCAAGTCAAGCAGGTCGGCATGGATGAAACTTCCCGGCGGCGGGGCCACAACTATGTGAGCCTGTTTGTGGACCTTGAAGGTCCCAGAGTTCTGTTTGCCACCGATGGTAAAGACGCTTCGACGGTCAAACGGTTTAAACAGGATCTGATCGACCACGGCGGCAACCCCGGCACCATTGAGGAGATGTGTTGTGACATGTCCCCGGCATTCATTAGCGGCGTTGAGAAGCAGTTTCCCGAGGCGTCCGTGACCTTTGACAAGTTCCACGTCATGAAAATTATCAATGATGCCGTTGACCAAGTTCGTCGGGAAGAATTCAAGGACCGTCTCGAACTTAAGGGTACCCGTTATATTTGGCTGAAAAATCAGACAAACCTCAAAGAATCACAATCCGAACTGCTTGAACAATTGACGATTAAAAAACTCAACTTAAAAACCAGCCGTGCCTATCACATCAAGCTCAATTTCCAGGAACTGTACCAACAACCTACTGAGGAAGCCGAACCTTTCTTAAGAAAATGGTACTTCTGGGCGACCCACAGCCGCTTAGATCCAATCATAAAAGCCGCTAAAACCATAAAGAGCCATTGGGACGGTGTCCTGCGCTGGTTTACATCTAAAATCAATAACGGCATCCTGGAAGGCATAAACAGCCTCATCCAGGCAGCCAAGGCCAGAGCCCGAGGCTATCGAACAAAACGGAACCTCATTACTATGATTTATCTCATCGCCGGCAAACTCGATTTTGAATTACCCACATGA
- a CDS encoding DUF4125 family protein — protein sequence MTAISNFIEKILNIEWQMFKAIKSAAPVSCQDSPETFKEVRGSVFEIWSEEMLDSYLGDLKLAQEKGRNLLTEKYARMDNLIPPLKINPLINEIVSIEADWQKELKEKYPLLYARTCRGTDAVQNGNNFSIYLKSELETYSDRTIELYYSQIKEASENKKNLSAQALDCLVQKSGYRNIEHAEKYLTTSGNSRDSNNRFGKKHITKETL from the coding sequence ATGACGGCTATCTCTAATTTTATTGAAAAGATATTGAATATAGAATGGCAGATGTTTAAGGCTATCAAAAGTGCCGCACCGGTTTCCTGCCAGGACTCGCCGGAAACCTTCAAAGAAGTTCGAGGTTCGGTTTTCGAAATTTGGTCGGAAGAGATGCTTGATTCCTATCTCGGCGACCTGAAACTCGCCCAAGAAAAGGGAAGAAACCTGTTAACTGAAAAGTATGCTCGGATGGATAATCTTATTCCTCCACTTAAGATCAATCCGTTAATCAACGAAATCGTCAGCATTGAAGCTGACTGGCAAAAGGAACTTAAAGAGAAGTATCCGTTACTTTATGCTCGTACCTGCCGGGGAACAGATGCTGTCCAAAATGGAAACAATTTTTCCATATACCTGAAAAGTGAACTGGAAACTTATAGCGACAGAACCATAGAACTTTACTATTCGCAAATAAAAGAAGCTTCTGAGAACAAAAAAAACCTTTCAGCCCAGGCTCTTGACTGTCTGGTGCAAAAGAGCGGATACCGGAATATCGAACATGCAGAAAAATATCTGACAACTTCTGGCAACTCGCGAGATAGTAACAATCGCTTCGGTAAAAAACACATTACAAAAGAAACGCTTTGA
- a CDS encoding acyl-CoA dehydrogenase family protein codes for MTKQEVKNTDGGMFINQASDFQEIFTPEDFTREHKDIGRAIEDFIKGEIISRGEEIETLNIELSKMLMKKCGDLGFLGIDIPEQYGGLELDKINSAIVSEKFGYSAGSFAITELNSTGIGLLPVALFGTVEQKEKYLPGLASGELIGAFGLTEPEAGSDALNSQTTATLSEDGKYYLLNGSKQFITNAGFADIVFTYGKVDGKYFTAFIVEQKWEGVSTGEEENKMGYHGTSTRSYFFDNVRIPVENVLGEVGKGHVIALNALNMGRFKVGALCMGNAKSAFAEAVKYAKKRVQFGRALCEFGLIKEKISKMAIRLFAAESLAYRTAGLIQAKSEELACLSGDTGISTAKALKDYIVECSINKIYGSETEDFVVDEEVQIFGGYGYIKENHPELAYRNARINRIWEGTNEINRMVIVNTLSKKIGDGTCNLMQSFESVFEELEKLEPVDSDESGSLNAQTRLMQTAKKILTFVFGKAHQKYGKALREEQEIIGTISDIIIEIYAIESCLLRSQKMLKGKKIKKAVIPVEMTKVLFHDSFEKICFLAGILLQAMEDGAALEKDLKMFRKFMISLPINTVALRRNIADAMIQRGRYYF; via the coding sequence ATGACAAAACAAGAAGTAAAAAATACAGATGGTGGGATGTTTATAAATCAAGCCAGCGATTTTCAGGAAATTTTTACACCTGAAGATTTTACCAGGGAACATAAGGATATAGGCAGAGCAATTGAAGATTTTATCAAAGGAGAAATAATAAGTCGTGGCGAAGAAATCGAAACGCTAAATATTGAACTGTCGAAAATGCTTATGAAAAAATGTGGGGATTTGGGATTTCTCGGCATCGATATTCCAGAACAGTATGGGGGATTGGAATTAGACAAGATAAACTCTGCGATTGTTTCTGAAAAGTTTGGATATAGTGCAGGCTCCTTTGCCATTACGGAGTTAAATTCTACGGGCATTGGTTTGTTGCCTGTGGCTTTATTCGGGACGGTTGAACAGAAGGAAAAATATCTGCCTGGTTTGGCTTCAGGTGAGCTTATTGGCGCTTTTGGCTTGACGGAGCCCGAAGCGGGCTCAGATGCTCTGAATTCACAGACAACGGCAACGCTTAGTGAGGATGGGAAATATTATCTATTGAATGGATCCAAACAATTTATCACCAATGCCGGTTTTGCAGATATTGTCTTTACTTATGGCAAAGTAGATGGAAAATACTTTACCGCTTTTATTGTGGAACAGAAGTGGGAAGGTGTTTCTACCGGTGAAGAAGAAAATAAAATGGGATATCACGGCACATCGACGCGCTCTTACTTTTTTGATAATGTCCGAATCCCGGTAGAAAATGTTTTGGGTGAGGTGGGAAAAGGTCATGTTATAGCACTGAATGCATTGAATATGGGGCGTTTTAAAGTTGGGGCTTTATGTATGGGGAATGCCAAAAGTGCTTTTGCCGAAGCTGTTAAATATGCAAAGAAAAGGGTACAGTTTGGACGTGCATTATGTGAATTCGGACTGATAAAAGAAAAAATAAGCAAAATGGCTATTCGGCTCTTTGCGGCGGAGAGCTTGGCATATCGAACAGCAGGATTAATTCAGGCTAAATCTGAGGAACTAGCGTGTCTAAGCGGAGATACTGGTATCAGTACAGCTAAGGCTCTCAAGGATTATATTGTGGAATGCTCGATTAATAAAATTTACGGGTCAGAAACCGAAGATTTTGTGGTTGATGAGGAGGTCCAAATCTTTGGAGGCTATGGATACATAAAGGAAAATCATCCTGAGTTAGCCTACCGGAATGCTAGAATAAATCGGATTTGGGAGGGTACGAATGAAATAAACAGGATGGTAATCGTTAACACATTGTCCAAAAAAATTGGTGATGGAACCTGCAATTTGATGCAGTCTTTTGAAAGCGTCTTCGAAGAGTTGGAGAAACTTGAACCTGTTGATTCTGATGAATCTGGGAGTTTGAATGCACAAACCAGGTTAATGCAGACGGCAAAAAAAATACTTACTTTTGTTTTTGGCAAAGCTCATCAAAAGTACGGGAAAGCTTTAAGAGAAGAGCAGGAGATAATCGGCACTATAAGCGATATAATAATTGAAATATACGCTATTGAAAGCTGCCTCTTAAGAAGCCAGAAAATGCTGAAGGGAAAAAAAATAAAGAAAGCGGTAATCCCTGTTGAAATGACAAAGGTTTTATTCCATGATTCATTTGAAAAGATATGCTTTCTTGCCGGAATTTTATTGCAGGCCATGGAAGATGGAGCGGCTTTAGAGAAGGATCTGAAAATGTTTAGAAAATTTATGATTTCTTTACCCATAAACACTGTCGCGTTAAGGAGAAATATTGCAGATGCAATGATTCAACGTGGGCGTTATTATTTTTAA
- a CDS encoding thiolase family protein, with product MKSDDVVIVSAVRSAIGTYGGQFKNLKAVALGVPVMKEAIKRADIDPGIIDDVGWGCCYQQTTNETNIGRVTAIKAGVPPEVPGFTVQRVCTSSMWAMASGVMAIRQGANTVFLTGGVESMSTVPYTIDTLRWGAGMRHVEVRDAMWDGLTELGVGPAMGLTAENLAEKYSISREDQDEIAYQSQTRATAAIKEGRFKEEIVPIEIKGRKGKVKIVDTDEHPRPETTLENLAKLKPVFKKGGTVTAGNASGINDGASAMVIMRKSKADELGIKPLARIVDFSVAGVDPDIMGWGPVPATEKLMARTGLKMSDMGLIEINEAFAAQYLACEKGLGLKERRDIVNVNGSGIALGHPVGASGARILITLLYEMRRRNVKLGLGSICGGGGVAMSTIIELV from the coding sequence ATGAAATCTGATGATGTTGTAATTGTTTCTGCAGTAAGAAGTGCTATCGGTACTTATGGTGGTCAGTTTAAAAATTTGAAAGCGGTAGCTTTGGGCGTGCCTGTAATGAAAGAGGCTATCAAACGGGCAGACATTGACCCTGGTATAATAGATGATGTGGGATGGGGATGTTGTTATCAGCAAACAACTAATGAGACAAATATTGGTAGGGTAACCGCAATAAAGGCAGGGGTTCCGCCTGAGGTGCCGGGCTTTACGGTTCAACGTGTCTGCACTTCATCCATGTGGGCCATGGCGAGCGGAGTTATGGCAATTCGTCAGGGAGCAAACACGGTGTTTCTGACTGGGGGGGTTGAGAGCATGAGCACGGTGCCTTACACTATCGACACGCTTAGGTGGGGTGCGGGTATGAGGCATGTAGAGGTTAGGGATGCCATGTGGGATGGTTTGACGGAATTGGGGGTTGGTCCGGCCATGGGCCTTACAGCCGAGAATCTGGCGGAGAAATATAGCATAAGCCGGGAAGATCAGGATGAGATAGCCTATCAAAGCCAAACGAGAGCAACGGCGGCAATCAAGGAAGGACGATTTAAAGAAGAGATTGTACCCATTGAGATAAAAGGGCGAAAAGGGAAAGTGAAAATTGTAGATACTGACGAGCACCCACGGCCCGAAACGACGCTGGAAAACCTGGCTAAGTTGAAGCCTGTCTTTAAAAAGGGTGGTACCGTGACGGCCGGCAATGCCTCCGGGATAAATGACGGGGCTTCGGCAATGGTTATTATGAGGAAGTCGAAAGCAGATGAATTGGGCATTAAGCCTTTGGCAAGGATAGTTGACTTCAGTGTAGCAGGTGTTGATCCTGATATTATGGGTTGGGGGCCTGTTCCTGCGACAGAGAAGCTGATGGCCAGAACGGGTTTGAAAATGTCGGACATGGGGTTAATAGAGATTAATGAGGCATTTGCTGCTCAGTATCTGGCGTGTGAGAAAGGGCTTGGACTGAAGGAAAGACGGGATATCGTGAATGTAAACGGCAGTGGAATAGCCCTTGGTCACCCTGTAGGTGCAAGCGGAGCAAGAATATTGATTACCCTGCTTTATGAAATGAGACGTAGGAATGTTAAGCTCGGTTTGGGAAGCATCTGTGGAGGTGGTGGTGTGGCAATGAGTACGATAATTGAGTTGGTGTAA